The Acetonema longum DSM 6540 DNA segment GCCATTGTCCTGGCCGCTGAAATGAATCAGGAGACCAAAAAGAAACAGCTGACAGAGTACCGTTATCTGTCCGGCTATTGTCTATACTGCAATCTGTGTATGGAAGCTTGTCCCACTCACGCCATTGCCTGGGACAGGGATTATGAAATAACCTCGTATCATAGCCATGATCTGGAATATGACTGCCTGAAGCAGAACTGCCCGGCAGCAAAGGAGGGTGTCCTATGCCAGGAGAAGTGATCTATACGGCAGCTTTCTATGTTTTGGCCGGGATAGCGCTCCTGGCGGCGGCCGGCGTGGTTTTCATGCCTAACCTGGTCCACAGTGCCCTGCTCTTAGCTCTGACCTTTATTGGCGTAGCCGGGCTGTATGTGCTGCTCCAGGCTGATTTTCTGGCGGCAGTACAAGTCCTGGTTTATAGCGGCGCCGTGGCGGTCATTGTGGTTATCGGAGTCATGCTGACCCAGCGGGGTGAAATGAAACAATCTAACCCCCATAACCGGCTGGCGGCAATTGCCGCTGTTGTGACCGGCCTGCTGACTGCGGTTATCGTTTGGGTGGTCTTGGCCACTCCCTGGCAAATATCAACCGCCGCAGCACCGGAGGAGACCATACCGGCCATTGCCACGGCTTTGTTCCGGGATTACGCCGTGCCATTTGAAGCGGCGGCGGTTCTCCTGCTGGTAGCCATGATCGGCGCTATCATTCTGGCGAAAGGAGCGGTGGAACGATGATCGGACTGGAGCATTATCTGGTGGTCAGCGCATGTCTCTTCAGCCTGGGGCTGTATGGCCTCTTTACCAAACGCAACGCGGTGGCTGTCCTGATGTGCATCGAACTCATGCTGAATGCGGTGAACCTGAATTTTGTGGCTTTTTCCCGTTTCATTACCCCCGGCGGCTTCACCGGCCAGATTTTCGCCATTTTCAACATCGCGGTGGCGGCAGCCGAGGTCGCTGTCGGTCTGGCCCTGATATTCGCCATTTATCGCGACCGGGCCACCACCAATGTGGATGAACTGGACTGGATGAAATGGTAATACATATCATTCCGGCGGTTCCTTGTACCTTGAGAGAAAGGGGTGTAGCATACGATGCTTGATTATGCGCTTCATCACGCCTGGCTGATTCCCTTGCTGCCGGCTATCGGTTTTGTGCTGATTGTCAGCCTGTTTTACCGGTTGCCCCGGATGGCGGCATTAACGGCTGTCAGCCTGCTGTTTGTCAGTTTTCTGCTGGCCCTGGGAGTGGTCGGTGCGGTGGTGAACGGCAATATTACCGTGGAACAGCCGTTTATCACCCGCGCCGAGTGGTTTTCCCTGCCGGGCTTGCATATCGATATGGGAGTTCTGATTGACCCGGTTTCGGCCATGATGTTGTTCGTGGTGACTCTGGTGGCTACTCTGGTGGCGATTTATTCGGTGGAATACATGGGGGATGACCCCGGTTTCACCCGCTTTTTCGCCTACATTTCCCTGTTTGCCGCTTCCATGCTGGGAATGATCATTGCGGTCAATTTCCTGCAGCTGTTTGTCTTCTGGGAGCTGGTGGGGCTTTGTTCTTATCTCCTGATCGGCTTCTATTTCTATAAAGTCTCGGCCCGGGAAGCGGCCAAAAAGGCCTTCATGACCACCCGCATCGGCGACTTCGGGCTTCTTCTGGGCATCCTGCTGCTGCAGATCACTTTCGGCACGCTGGATTTTGCCCAGCTGTCAGACAAGATTCCGGCCTATATCAGTCAGCACGGGGGTGGACTTTTGACCCTGGCTGCTGTCCTGGTGTTTGTCGGACCCATCGGCAAATCCGGCCAGTTCCCGCTGCATGTCTGGCTGCCGGACGCCATGGAAGGCCCCACGCCGGTATCGGCCCTGATTCATGCCGCTACCATGGTGGTGGCCGGGGTGTATCTGGTGGCCCGCGCCTTTATGCTGTTCAGCGCCTTGCCTGGCGCTATGACAGTAGTGGCCTGGGGGGGCGGCTTTACGGCCCTGTTTGCCGCCAGCATTGCCCTGACCCAGAGAGAGATTAAACGGATTCTGGCTTACTCTACTGTCAGCCAGCTTGGTTATATGATGCTGGCCCTGGGAGTCGGCAGTCTGACTGCCTCGATGTTCCATCTCATGACTCACGCTTTCTTTAAAGCCCTGCTGTTCCTGGGGGCTGGCGCGGTCATGCACGCCTTGCACGACCAGGCGGATATCTTCAAAATGGGGGGCCTGC contains these protein-coding regions:
- a CDS encoding NuoI/complex I 23 kDa subunit family protein, producing the protein MYGKGLLKGMALTLKVFFSKKDTVQYPEQKLTMSPRYRGGQLLLDTGKCIACGLCAMSCPNAAIVLAAEMNQETKKKQLTEYRYLSGYCLYCNLCMEACPTHAIAWDRDYEITSYHSHDLEYDCLKQNCPAAKEGVLCQEK
- the nuoK gene encoding NADH-quinone oxidoreductase subunit NuoK; amino-acid sequence: MIGLEHYLVVSACLFSLGLYGLFTKRNAVAVLMCIELMLNAVNLNFVAFSRFITPGGFTGQIFAIFNIAVAAAEVAVGLALIFAIYRDRATTNVDELDWMKW
- the nuoL gene encoding NADH-quinone oxidoreductase subunit L, with product MLDYALHHAWLIPLLPAIGFVLIVSLFYRLPRMAALTAVSLLFVSFLLALGVVGAVVNGNITVEQPFITRAEWFSLPGLHIDMGVLIDPVSAMMLFVVTLVATLVAIYSVEYMGDDPGFTRFFAYISLFAASMLGMIIAVNFLQLFVFWELVGLCSYLLIGFYFYKVSAREAAKKAFMTTRIGDFGLLLGILLLQITFGTLDFAQLSDKIPAYISQHGGGLLTLAAVLVFVGPIGKSGQFPLHVWLPDAMEGPTPVSALIHAATMVVAGVYLVARAFMLFSALPGAMTVVAWGGGFTALFAASIALTQREIKRILAYSTVSQLGYMMLALGVGSLTASMFHLMTHAFFKALLFLGAGAVMHALHDQADIFKMGGLRHKMPVTCITMGIGVLAIAGIPPFAGFFSKDEILLAVSHVSMPLYIIASLTAFMTAFYMSRLYFAAFFGPEKPENHPHEPGGFILLPLVVLAFLAVVGGIVPYLWGFGDWVRFGPAHHAGIDPMVAGVSTVLAVLAIGFAWMVYGSGAISSDKLASQLRPLYTLSFHKYYIDEIYQWFNQTVVTGIGKILYWVDLYIVDGVVNNLAAAAGVTGNILRRAQTGQVQHYALVYFAAAVGLVLLMVFSGQTAQTAFAWLGGAL
- a CDS encoding NADH-quinone oxidoreductase subunit J, which translates into the protein MPGEVIYTAAFYVLAGIALLAAAGVVFMPNLVHSALLLALTFIGVAGLYVLLQADFLAAVQVLVYSGAVAVIVVIGVMLTQRGEMKQSNPHNRLAAIAAVVTGLLTAVIVWVVLATPWQISTAAAPEETIPAIATALFRDYAVPFEAAAVLLLVAMIGAIILAKGAVER